In the Bacillus shivajii genome, one interval contains:
- the iolG gene encoding inositol 2-dehydrogenase: protein MEKLNLAIIGAGRIGQLHANNILQMNTANLVAVSDVYLDHIKGSTIEKAVNYVTTDYTEILEDKEVDAILICTSTDTHVQIIVEAASAGKHVFCEKPISFSIEETKKALQAVSEAGVKLQIGFNRRFDKHFRKVYETVDAGVIGDPHLLKVTSRDPEPPPRSYIERSGGLFIDMTIHDFDMMRYLSGTNVKEVFVKGANLVDPEIGECGDIDTAIITLTFEDGSLGVIDNSRKADYGYDQRVEVFGSQGAASANNERLTNVEVSTNQSVVIEKPKHFFLDRYHDAFVEELHSFVDAIITDKPVRCSGEDGFKAELLAHAANLSLRENRSVKISEIEDKLFKTI from the coding sequence TTGGAAAAATTAAATCTTGCAATTATAGGAGCGGGGCGAATTGGTCAATTGCACGCAAATAACATTTTACAAATGAATACAGCAAACCTTGTTGCTGTATCTGATGTGTATCTTGACCACATTAAAGGCTCGACGATAGAAAAAGCAGTAAATTATGTAACGACTGATTATACCGAAATTCTTGAAGATAAAGAAGTTGACGCAATATTGATTTGTACGTCGACAGATACTCACGTTCAAATCATTGTCGAAGCAGCTTCAGCCGGTAAGCATGTTTTCTGTGAAAAACCAATCAGCTTTAGTATTGAAGAAACGAAGAAAGCGCTTCAAGCTGTATCTGAAGCAGGGGTGAAGTTACAAATTGGTTTTAATAGGCGTTTTGATAAACACTTCCGCAAAGTCTATGAAACCGTAGATGCAGGAGTAATTGGTGATCCTCATCTATTAAAAGTTACCTCCAGAGACCCGGAGCCGCCACCAAGATCATACATTGAACGCTCAGGAGGATTGTTTATCGACATGACGATCCATGACTTCGATATGATGAGATATTTATCAGGGACGAATGTAAAAGAGGTTTTCGTAAAAGGCGCTAATTTAGTTGATCCTGAAATTGGCGAGTGCGGGGACATCGATACAGCAATCATTACATTAACATTTGAGGATGGTTCTCTTGGAGTCATTGATAATAGTCGAAAAGCGGATTACGGCTATGACCAGAGGGTTGAAGTATTCGGAAGTCAAGGTGCTGCCAGTGCAAACAATGAACGGCTGACAAATGTAGAAGTGAGTACAAACCAATCTGTCGTCATTGAAAAACCAAAGCATTTCTTCCTCGACCGTTACCATGACGCATTTGTTGAAGAACTGCACTCTTTTGTTGATGCAATTATTACAGATAAGCCAGTTCGATGCAGTGGTGAGGATGGATTCAAAGCTGAGCTGTTAGCACATGCAGCAAACCTTTCATTACGAGAAAATCGATCCGTTAAAATTAGTGAAATAGAGGATAAACTCTTTAAGACTATTTAA
- a CDS encoding sugar phosphate isomerase/epimerase family protein, producing the protein MKIGFNQATTLDSSNLKTDMQLCEKYGYDFIEIRLDKLKEYLQTNTVEDLKAFFNQAKLKPLAFNAIEFFTFQNDTIFENQKNDLRFLQRIGKEINCDTIVVVPTFEVPNPSKAEVQRETVDKLKCLLEVLDSDMRLAFEFVGYPHCSVNTLEQAYDIVKEVNDPRVGLVVDCFHLHAMNSNIALLKDIDKEKIFLFHIDDSEDKVPGSLRDHHRLWPGDGVIDLEIILHTLHEKGFKGPASLELFRPEYWSLSPDECISTGIEKTSKMLAKCLAK; encoded by the coding sequence ATGAAAATAGGTTTTAATCAAGCGACAACGTTAGATTCATCGAACTTAAAAACTGACATGCAGCTTTGTGAAAAATATGGATATGATTTTATTGAAATACGTCTTGATAAATTAAAAGAATACTTGCAAACAAATACAGTTGAGGACCTTAAGGCATTCTTTAATCAAGCAAAATTAAAGCCTTTGGCTTTTAATGCAATTGAATTTTTCACCTTTCAAAATGATACAATATTTGAAAATCAAAAAAATGACTTAAGGTTTCTGCAACGCATAGGGAAAGAAATCAATTGCGATACAATCGTCGTCGTTCCAACGTTTGAAGTACCAAACCCATCTAAAGCGGAAGTTCAACGAGAGACAGTCGACAAGCTAAAATGTTTATTAGAGGTCCTAGATTCAGATATGAGGCTTGCATTTGAATTTGTTGGCTATCCGCATTGTTCAGTTAATACATTAGAACAAGCGTACGACATCGTGAAGGAAGTCAACGATCCGAGAGTCGGACTTGTGGTCGATTGTTTTCACCTTCATGCCATGAATTCTAATATTGCTTTATTAAAGGATATTGATAAAGAAAAAATTTTCTTATTCCATATTGATGATAGTGAGGATAAAGTTCCAGGAAGCTTGAGAGATCACCATCGATTATGGCCTGGTGACGGAGTCATCGATTTAGAGATAATTTTGCATACCTTGCACGAAAAGGGGTTTAAAGGACCTGCATCATTAGAGTTATTCCGTCCAGAATATTGGTCACTTTCCCCAGATGAATGTATAAGTACAGGGATTGAAAAAACGTCGAAAATGCTAGCAAAGTGTCTCGCAAAATAA
- a CDS encoding HAD family hydrolase: MNNKLIITDLDGTLLDPNQKISPENKKAIERFKGDGGLFTFATGRMEHAVKDFVEQLNVDIPLILYNGAKIYCPISNKILYEREYDLNMSFWEKLIELSDDQVSLLFYQNGGIYTHEKNAVTEAYEKKDSVHVKVRDDVYNEPVTKILIIAEGKKLEQYEKFVQGSPFDFTLVYSESNYLEILPKGVSKGEAVKELKKILNRPSIEAICIGDNLNDYTMVKTADKGIAVGNAHPELKDVASEITVHHEEHAIAKVISDLVDERDPVHE; this comes from the coding sequence TTGAATAATAAATTAATCATTACTGACTTAGATGGAACCCTTTTAGATCCTAACCAAAAAATAAGTCCGGAGAATAAAAAGGCGATCGAAAGGTTTAAAGGTGATGGCGGGTTATTTACTTTCGCCACTGGCCGAATGGAGCATGCGGTAAAAGACTTTGTTGAACAATTAAACGTTGATATTCCTTTAATCTTATACAATGGGGCTAAGATTTACTGTCCTATATCAAACAAGATTCTCTATGAGAGAGAATATGATCTGAACATGAGTTTTTGGGAAAAATTAATAGAACTCTCAGATGATCAAGTGAGTCTGCTCTTTTACCAAAATGGTGGTATATACACTCACGAGAAAAATGCAGTGACAGAAGCTTATGAAAAAAAAGATTCTGTCCACGTAAAAGTTCGCGATGATGTTTATAACGAACCAGTTACGAAAATCCTTATCATTGCCGAAGGAAAAAAGCTCGAACAATACGAGAAATTTGTTCAAGGAAGTCCATTTGATTTTACCCTCGTTTATTCTGAAAGTAATTACTTAGAAATTTTACCGAAGGGCGTTTCAAAAGGTGAAGCGGTAAAAGAATTAAAAAAAATATTAAACCGCCCATCCATTGAAGCGATTTGTATTGGAGATAATCTCAATGATTATACGATGGTGAAAACAGCGGATAAAGGAATTGCCGTAGGGAATGCTCACCCTGAACTGAAAGATGTAGCCTCAGAAATTACGGTTCACCATGAAGAGCATGCTATCGCAAAGGTGATATCAGACTTAGTTGATGAACGGGACCCTGTTCACGAATGA
- a CDS encoding inositol monophosphatase family protein, translating to MGYINLALRMAREAGELIREYVDGEFTVEEKSSKVDLVTEVDQKSENFIRNRIHEYYPDHKIVGEEGVAGGDDLNVIAESDDYIWIIDPIDGTTNFVHGLPGYTVSIALSYKKEVILGVIYDPTLDEMFWAEKGKGSFLNSKRMTVSEKDHMEGCVLATGYPSDVEGDRAKVIENIHALGPVCSNIRTFGSAALHLAYTASGRMEGFWEHGLNVWDVAAGYLIVKEAGGAATAITGEAYSLTTRGIVASNGNIHENLIESINEN from the coding sequence ATGGGTTATATTAACTTAGCACTTCGTATGGCAAGAGAGGCCGGGGAACTAATAAGAGAATATGTTGACGGCGAATTTACCGTTGAAGAAAAGTCCTCGAAAGTTGATTTAGTTACAGAGGTTGATCAAAAATCTGAAAATTTTATAAGAAATAGAATTCATGAATACTACCCAGACCATAAGATTGTTGGAGAAGAGGGGGTTGCTGGAGGCGATGATTTAAATGTCATTGCTGAAAGTGACGATTATATTTGGATTATTGACCCGATAGATGGAACAACAAATTTTGTCCATGGCTTACCTGGTTATACGGTGTCTATCGCTTTAAGTTATAAAAAAGAGGTAATTCTTGGTGTAATATATGATCCTACACTTGATGAAATGTTCTGGGCAGAAAAAGGAAAGGGGTCGTTCTTAAATAGTAAAAGGATGACTGTATCTGAAAAGGATCATATGGAAGGTTGTGTCCTTGCTACTGGTTATCCTTCTGATGTAGAAGGAGACCGGGCAAAAGTGATCGAGAACATTCATGCGTTAGGACCTGTCTGCAGCAATATCCGTACATTTGGTTCCGCTGCATTGCATTTAGCCTATACCGCTTCTGGTAGAATGGAAGGTTTTTGGGAGCATGGCTTAAATGTTTGGGATGTGGCAGCCGGTTACCTGATCGTAAAAGAGGCAGGAGGGGCGGCAACAGCCATAACTGGAGAAGCATATAGTCTCACAACAAGAGGGATCGTTGCAAGTAACGGAAACATTCATGAAAATTTGATAGAAAGTATTAATGAAAACTAA
- a CDS encoding ABC transporter ATP-binding protein → MTTTIKTTTSPVKLSQLLKVFPSHSGAAEHVAVDYIDLDIESGELVTLLGPSGCGKTTTLRMLAGFEYPSDGKIYIGNEDVTSVPANKRDVGMVFQSYALFPHLTIYENVAYGLKIKGLAKKEVKERVEKVLELMHLQQFRDRSPSQLSGGQQQRVALARAVVTEPKVLLFDEPLSNLDAKLRVYMREELRKLQQRLNITSLYVTHDQTEAMAISDKVVIMNDGRIEQVGSPIEIYTKPKNQFVANFMGKANFIEGVIEVVDPLNVTFVFDGYSIIVENDKDTDFEVGDKVHCVVRPEFWVIEEDGKYEAEVLRTTYFGSFVEYEVEVGNQTIIIEDYNHIINGIYEPGDKVRVNIKDRCAKVLSYDPEY, encoded by the coding sequence ATGACTACAACAATAAAAACAACAACTTCACCAGTAAAATTAAGTCAATTATTAAAAGTATTCCCTTCACACTCTGGTGCAGCAGAGCATGTTGCGGTTGATTATATTGATTTAGACATTGAATCAGGAGAGTTAGTAACATTACTAGGTCCTTCCGGGTGCGGGAAAACGACAACATTAAGGATGCTTGCAGGGTTTGAGTACCCTAGTGATGGTAAGATCTATATTGGAAACGAAGATGTTACGAGTGTTCCTGCAAATAAACGGGATGTCGGAATGGTGTTTCAAAGCTACGCACTATTCCCTCATTTAACAATCTATGAAAATGTTGCGTACGGATTGAAAATTAAAGGTTTAGCTAAAAAAGAAGTAAAAGAAAGAGTAGAAAAAGTTTTAGAGCTCATGCACTTACAGCAATTTAGAGACCGTTCCCCTTCGCAATTATCAGGCGGACAGCAACAACGAGTTGCATTAGCTCGGGCTGTTGTTACGGAACCGAAAGTTTTACTTTTTGATGAACCGTTATCAAACCTAGACGCGAAGCTTAGAGTGTATATGAGAGAAGAGCTTAGAAAGCTGCAACAACGATTAAACATTACAAGCTTGTATGTTACACATGACCAGACAGAAGCCATGGCAATTTCTGATAAAGTTGTCATTATGAATGATGGCAGAATTGAACAAGTTGGATCCCCGATTGAAATTTATACAAAGCCTAAAAATCAATTTGTTGCAAACTTTATGGGAAAAGCTAACTTCATAGAAGGGGTTATTGAAGTAGTAGATCCACTAAATGTAACATTCGTATTTGATGGTTATTCAATCATTGTAGAAAATGACAAAGATACTGATTTTGAAGTTGGAGATAAAGTGCATTGTGTGGTTAGACCTGAATTTTGGGTGATAGAAGAAGATGGCAAATATGAAGCAGAGGTCTTAAGAACGACATACTTTGGTTCGTTCGTTGAATATGAAGTCGAAGTTGGAAACCAAACGATTATTATAGAAGATTACAATCATATCATTAATGGAATATATGAACCAGGTGATAAGGTTCGAGTGAATATTAAAGATCGTTGTGCAAAAGTACTTTCATACGATCCAGAATATTAA